The Terriglobia bacterium genomic sequence GCCCCGATCATCAAGCCAAGGACAATCTTTTTCATCGTTATTCTCCCGATCTAAAAGTGTAATGTTCGGACAAAATACTGTCTGACTGCGCACTATCATTAAATATGTGCCCCTGCTTCGTCAACGATTTCTTGATATTTCAGAATACGAATTCACAAATTCAGAAAAGCTTGAAAAACCCTCTTGCATTAGCCCCGGAGTTGTCCCTTAATTTTCATTAATCTCCATCGAATCCCAGTTTCTCAGGTATCGTCCGGCGGGGAGTGGATTACGCAGAAATTCCTTTTTGCTTGCGAATTAGATCACAAAAGGCCGCGAATTGGCCCTGTTTCCGCCAATTAATTTTCCCAATCCGCGAACCGGGCGGCTATACTTTTCGCTTTCAGTCACAAGGAGTCATCTATGGGCGAAATTGTTGCAGCATTTGGCGTTTGTCACTCGCCACACCTATTAACCCGGCCGCCGGACGAGGTTCTCGAACAGTCCGAAGCCAGCATCGGCGCAATGCGTGAGATGGGCAAGGTTCTCGATGAAGCGAAGCCGGATGTCGTCGTCTTTCTGGGCAGCGATCATCTTGACACCTTCAGCATGACTTGCGTTCCGACGTTCGCAATCATCTGCGGCGAACGGGTTATCGCGGACCATGTGGGCCATCATTATGACTTGCCGAATAATCGCGATATGGCCGAGGATTTCCTCGAGAAGCTGATTTCCGCCGGTTTCGACATGGCCTATTCCGAGGATGCTGTGCTGGGTCACACCTTTGCCACGCCGTTCGAGTACCTGATCGAAAAGCGCAATATCCCGGTGGTCCCGTTCTTTACCAATGTCTACCTGCCGCCGCTGCCGACCGCCAGACGTTGCGCGGAACTGGGGAAAGCCATGGCAGAAGTCGTTAAAGGACGAAAAGAACGCGTCGCCGTCATTGCCAGCGGGGGAATGTCGCATTATCCCGGGACGAGCAAGTATCCGCATCCCGAGTATGACTTCGACCATTGGATGATTGCGGAGCTTGAACGCGGCAACATCAACGCCGTTCTGGATCTCACTCCGTCGCAGCTGGATGAAGCCGGCAATACCGAGATGCTGAACTGGGCCACGATGTTCGGAATGATCGGCGCACTGCCCGGCGAGTTATTGCAATACACGCCCACCTGGCATCACGGCCACGGCTACATGCGATTCCTGCCGAAGCGCGAACGCCAGAAACCGATCAGTGCGCAGCTCGAGATCTATGGCGGCTTCAAGTTCAAGGACAAGGGATTCGAGTTCTATAAACACCCGCCGGCCGAAGCGACGCGCATCAACAAGCTTCTTTATGATGTCCGTTTAAGCCCGACGCTGGTGCAACGGCTGATGACGAATTTTGACCAGGTCGCCAAAGATTACGCGTTGACGCCGAAAGAGCGCGAAGTGGCGAAATCCCTGGTCGATGTCGGCAGCTATGCCGGCAAAGTCAGCGATTTCGTTCCCAAGTTTGTCGAGATGGGCGCGCATCCTCTGGCAGCCTTGATGGGCATTCACGCGACGTATCCGGCGGCGAAGAAATACGCCCAGGAGAACGTCGGAGTTGGACAGAAGAACTTCCAATAGAAGATTCCTATCATCAATCACTACGTTCGGCAGCAGTTCTTGTGCTATTGTCATCGGCTGGCGTAAACCACTCTAACGCCCATCGTGCGTGGCGTTTACCCAGGACCATAAAAATCCAGGTGAGGTAAGTTACCGGCCATATGAGCAACGAAAATTTAGAAAGCCTGATCCAGCGCTCTGGAAACCCGGTCGATATGCTCCGGAACTCGCAAATCGGAGCTTATGTATATCCCGTGGTTCCCAACGAGTATTCGAATTGGCGCGATGAGCAGCGTGCGTGGCGAGAAAGCGCAGTACTGTTTGACCAGTCGCACCACATGGTCAATGTTTATATCGAGGGACCCGATGCGCTCAAAATGATTTCGCATCTGGCATTCAACCCGTTCGCCAAATTCCCGGTCGACCGTGCGAAGCATTTCGCCCCCTGCAGTTATGACGGGTTCATCATCGGCGACGGCATTCTCTTCCATCTGGCGCCCAACCAACTGGAGTATGTAGGGCGCGCGCCCGCCGCGAACTGGATCGAATTCCATGCCGCCACCGGCGGCTACAACGTCAAGGCCACGCGTGACGAACGGTCGCCGGGTAACCCCGGAGGCAAGCCCGTCATCCGCAGCCAGTACCGGTTCCAGGTTCAGGGGCCAAATGCCGATCAGATCCTGAACAAACTGAACGGCTCGCAGATTCCGGAAATCAAGTTCTTCAACATGGGCTACATCAAGATCAAGGGCCGCGAAGTGCGCGCGCTGCGTCACGGTATGGCGGGCGCTCCCGGTCTGGAACTGTGGGGACCCTACGAAGAGCGCGAGGAAATCCGTGCCGCCATCGTGGAAGCCGGCAAAGACTTCGGCATGCTGCAGGTCGGCAACCGCGCCTACGCGACGAACACTCTGGAATCGGGATGGATTCCGTCTCCGCTTCCGGCCGTTTATACGGGCGCGAAGATGAAAGCCTATCGCGAATGGCTGCCGACGAGCAGCTACGAAGCGACCGGTTCCATCGGCGGCAGCTTCCACTCCAGCAACATTGAAGACTACTACATGACGCCGTACGCGCTCGGCTACGGTTCATTCGTGAAGTTCGATCACGATTACATCGGGAAAGAAGCCATCGAAAAACAGTCGAAGCAGCAGCATCGCAAGAAGGTCACCTTCGCCTGGAACAAAGAGGACGTCGTGAAGGTCATTTCCTCGATGTTCGATGACGGCCCGGTCTACAAGTACATCGACCTTCCGCTCTCGAACTATACGTCGGCTTCCTACGACAAGATCGTGGGCAAGGGCGGCAAGACCGTCGGATTCTCGATGTTTGCCGGCTATAGCTACAACGAACGCTCGATGCTGTCGCTCGGCGTGGTCGATCCGGATATCGAGATCGGCAGCGAAGTCACGCTCTACTGGGGTGAAGAGAACGGCGGTTCGAAGAAAACCACCGTCGAACGCCACCGCCAGGCCGAGATTCGCGCGGTCGTCAGCTCCGTTCCGTATTCGAAAGTCGTCCGCGATACTTACGCGGAGGGCTGGCGTACATCGGGCAAGCTGTAAATCATCAGGAAAAGGCCACCAGGCCGCAAAAGGCGGAAACAGGATTCAATCCTGTTTCCGCCTTTTTTGTGCTTTGGCATCTGATTACGGTGCGCGTTCAGTTCTCAGGTTTCTCAAACCTTATACGGTATAGTGCAACCGAGGAGGGAGCATGAAGACAAGTGACTTAACCTATCGTCGTGGTTTTCTTGGGCGTGCATTGGCGGCGGCGGCCGGTTTCGTGGCAGCGGGTTCAGCGGAGGCCCAGACTGAGAAAAAGGCTTCGGCTGCTCCGGCGGCCCAGGCCAACGGGCCTGATTCGTGGATCCAGGAAGTGAAGGGCACACATCGGTGCCTTTTTGACTTTCCGCAACACAGGAACGGAGTTCCGCTGCTCCATATTCTGAATTACCTGAACACTTACAGAGAGACGTACAAGTCGGCGCCCGGCACGGTCGGCGCGGTCGGGACGTTCTACGCGATCGGCGGCCAGTCCAGCATCCCGCTGGGCTTCAACGATGCGATGTGGGCGAAGTACAGCCTCGGCGACTACACCGGCATGAAGGACGCGTCCGGCAAAGGGTATACACGCAACGTTCTGTACAAGCCGACGAGAGACGATGCTCACCTGCTGATTCAAGCGTTTCAAACGCCAAACATTCCGGAAATGCTCGACGCGGTGCCGGCAATGGGTATCGCCAGCTTGCAACAGATGGGGGCAAAGTTTCTGTTGTGCGCCAATGCACTCGGCGCCTGGTGTCTCGAGCTGCAGGCCAGAGGCAAGGGAAAGGCGGACGCCATTCAGAAAGAGCTGACGGCGAACCTTCTGCCCAACGTCACCGTCGTCCCCGCAATGGTCATCGCGATCGAAAAGTCCCAGGCCGCCGGGATCCGTTATAACCGGCAATAGGGGAATCCAGATGAAGCGATTACTGTTTCTGGTCTGCCTCGCCGCGTTAATTGTGGGCGTCACGGCTGCCTGGATGTTGTCGCAAACTCCCACGCAGCCCAAGCCATATAAAGTCGTGTTCGACCTGACGAGCTCCGATCCGCTCGACCAACGGGCAGTCATGCGCTGGATCAGTGAGATCAACTCGGTCAATCCGAAGACGGAAATGGAAGTCGTCATGTACGGGCGCGGGCTGGACCTTGTCGTTTCCGGATAGAGCACGATGGCGGAGGATGTTGCGAAGGCCATCAGCGATAAGGGCGCCAGGTTCGACGTGTGCGCGATCGCGATGAAGAACCAGCAGGTCGAGAAGAGCCAGTTGCTGCCGAATGTCCAGGTTGTTCCGGATGGCATCGGTGAGATCGTCGCGAAACAGCACGCAGGCTGGGGCTACATCAAGGTAGGGCATTAGGAAAACGGGGACGACATCGGCCGCCCGGCAGTTTTTTTATCCCTTCTAGTTAGCGCCCAAGGATTGGGCGGCCAAAGTCAAAACATGCGCCGGCGGCGGAAGATTTGGGGCGGACCGTCCCAAGGAGTGCGCCGCCAAAGTCAAAAGTGCCGCCGCGCGCCTAACGTTTGAATCGAATGTGGGGACAGACACCGAATTCTCGAAGCTGAGAATTCGGTGTCTGTCCCCAAAACCTTGCGAATCTACTCGTAACGTAAAGCCTTGAGAGGATCGATGGTTGCCGCCGCACGAGCCGGTAGATAGGACGCAAGAAACGCCACCAGCAAAAATAATCCCGAGACCGCCGTGAAGGTGACGGGATCGAGCGCCGCGACCCCAAACAACATCGTCTGCAGATACTGCATCAGAATTGCTGAGCCTGCCAATCCGATCGCCAGCCCGGCGATACTCATGCCGAGCCCATGCTTCAAGACGAGCCCAATCACATCTGCGGTTTGCGCTCCGATCGCTACGCGAATACCGATCTCCTGCGTCCGTTCTTTAACGAAAAAGGACAGAAGACCGTACAGTCCGATCGTTGCAAGTGCGAGCGCTGCCGCGGCGAAGGTGCCAAGCAGCGCAGCATAAGATCGCGGCGTGGTGATGGAGTTGGAGATAACCTGGTCCATCGTCGCGACGTTGTCGACAACGGCTTTCGGATCGAGATCGTGAACGATGCTGCGGATCGATGGAAGGATGGCCGCCGGATCTTTCGTTGTGCGAACAACAAAATAATATCCTTCGCCATAAACCGCCTGAAAATGTTCGGGATCCATGAAGAGTTGCGGCATGGGTTCAGTGTCCGGACCAGCCTGGCGGGTATCGTCGACGACACCGACGATTTCTCCATGAAGAAAGCCTTGGCTGTCGGCGACCGTCTTGCCGACTGGATTCACGCCCTGAAAGTGTGCCTTAACTGCTGCCCGGTTGAGCAGAAAAACCGCCTGTGGATTGCCCCGATCTTGCTCGGCAAACCCGCGCCCGGCGATCAAACGCATCCCCATCGCGCGAAAATAATCGCGGCTGACGACAGCCATACGCCCCGTCTTGCACGTTGCGTCCCCCAATCCGAATCCGCCCCAGGTGAAGCATCCCTGTACCATCGGTAAATTATTGGTGAATGCCGCGGCTTGTGTTCCTGGCAGTAATTGAAGCCGCCTCGCAACTTCCTCCGCAAATGCGTTTTGCTGTTTTTGCGCTTTTTCACCTTGAGGATAGTCCAGCGCCGGTTGAGGGATCTTGAACGTGAGTACATTGGATGGATCGTATCCGAGGCTCGTATTCGCGAGTGTCATAAAGCTTTTGATCAGGAGTCCCGCGCCGATTAATAGAACCATGGTCAGGCTGATTTGACCCACAAGCATTGCAGTACGGACGACGCGCATGGGCACTGCCGTCGTTCCGAATTGCAGATCCATCCGGGTAATGGAGGTGGCCCGGCCAATCTGGAATGCTGGAATAAGACCGAAAAGAATTCCTGTGATTACCGTGAGCAACAGAGTAAACAACAGCGTGGAGGCGTCGATGGCGACTTCATTGAGCCTGGGAATGGCGTTGCCGATCAAATCGAAACGCACCAGATCCGTTCGCGCAAGCCCCTGACCGAGCGCCACAAAAAACCGCGTTCCGGCGATCGCCAATCCCACACCGGCGATGCCGCCTGCTAATGCCAGAACACAACTTTCCGTCAAAAGCTGGCGCAACACGCGCCAGCGGCCGGCGCCCAGGGCCATGCGAATCGCGATTTCCCGATTTCTGGCCGCGGCTCGAGCCAGGAAAAGATTGGCGACGTTGACACAGGCGATAAGCAAAACAAAGCTTACGGCAATCACGAATACAACCAGCGCAGGACGAATTCGGCCGACAAGTTCCTCCTTTAAGGTCATGAGCTGGATGCGGGGCGGACCTGAAGGTTGCGGATCGGCTGAAGACTCGCCGCGCATATATCGCCCTATGGCAGCCGCTTCCTCTGCGGCGGTTGTTAAAGAGACGCCGTCTTTCAGGCGCGCCACCACAGGAAGCCCCAGCAGCCCGGGAACAGGCAACGATAACGGCAACCAGAATTCCGTCTGGGAATCGGGATAAGCAAATTCCCGCGGCATGATTCCCACAACGGTATATGGCGCATTATCCAGCGCCACCGTTTTGCCGAGGATCTGCGGATCGCCTCCGAAAACTCTTTGCCAGGTTCCGAAACTCAGGATCACAACCCTATCCAGGCCGGGCTTCTCTTCATCGGGCGCGAAAACGCGGCCCAACGCGGGCTGCACTTCAAACATGCCGAACAAAGCCGGGGAAACCTGCAGGCCGGACAATCGGACGGCATCGCGGGCCACCAACGTCTTTGAGATCTGCCGTTCCATTGCCATTCCGGATAGCGTTGTCGTCTTCGACCGCCAGTCCTGGAACGAATCTGGACTCATGTCCGTCGTTCGCTCAGCCGCCCCGCTGAAGGATTCGGCGGCAGGAATGTTTTCAACAATCCGAACCAGCCGTTCCGAGTGTTTGTAGGGCAACGGACGAAGAAGAATGGCATTCACGACACTGAATATCGCGGTGTTCGCGCCGATCCCCAGGCCAAGCGTCAGTATCGCAGCCAAGGTAAATGGAGGGCTCCGTTTCATCTGGCGGAACGCGTACCTCAAGTCCTGCATCAAGCGATCGATGCCGGCGGTGCCCCATGCTTCACGAACGTTCTCCGCAGTGCGAAGAGTGCTGCCGAGGGCATGTCGCGCATTCATATGTGCTTCCTGCGGCGTATCCCCGCGTTCCAGACGCTCTTGCGCATCCATTTTGAGGTGGCTGTTGAGCTCGTCTTGAAGGTCTTGCTCGAGCCGATGGCGAGAGAGAACTGCTTTGACACGCCGGAATATATTCGTCATGCACCCTCCTGTTTGCCTGAGGGCCGCATGACCAGCCGGATCGCTTTAAGCAGTTGCTTCCATTTGGATTGTTCCGCAATCAGCTGCTTTTTGCCTGCGCGTGTCAGCCGGTAATACTTAGCGCGTTGGTTCTTGTCGGAGACTTTCCACTCCGAAGCCACCCATCCCTGCTGCTCCAGACGGTGCAGGGCAGGGTAGAGCGTTCCTGCTTCAACTTTGATGAGATCCTCGGACTTGTTCCCGATGACCTGACTGATGCCCAACCCATGCTGAGGCCCCCATTGAAGCGTCTGCAGAATAAGCATGTCGAGTGTGCCCTGAAGCAGCTGTAATCGTTCGTTGCGTTCTTTGATGGACATATAGGGTATAGAGAGTCTATATGCCAAGCTATAGGATGTCTATAGCAAGCCTCCTTTCGGCAGTGTCTCATTTTGAAAGTTCGGGAATAGCAACCCCCCTCCTCGAGGAGGAGGGGGGCCCGAAGGGCGGGGTGGCCGCTCACAATTCATGTTGATTCCAGCCCGACCACCCCGGTCCAACTTCTCTTGATGCTTCCGAGACACCACCGACATTTCCGGAAGGTCGTTTCGGATTCCAGGCTTGTGGTATGTACCCGGCATAAGACGATGCCGGTTTACAAAGTTGGATCGCTACTATTTCACCCGGTGCAGAACGATCGCTTGCTGAGCCCCGCCGAATCCACGGCCGCGGCCGCCCCCGCTGCCCGCGCCGCGTGGTGCGCCGTTGCCTGCAGCTGGGGGAGTGCCTGCCGATCCGGCTCCTGCACCACCACCGCCGCCACCGCCGCGGTTACCGATCACCCGGCCGGTCAGGGTCAGCGTGTTATCGTCCGTCATTTCCAGATTCCAGGTGACGCCTCGGGGTTGCGTCACCCAGGTAACCATCTTTCCATTGATCGTGCCGGTTTCAATGTTGAGAACCGGCGGGTTCCCGATTTCCGTGACGGTGCCGCTGATCTTGCCGGAAGCGTCAGCGGTCAGATCCATAATGATGGCCTGGCCGCCACCGCCGCCCCTGCCTCCTCTTGCGCCGGGCTCGGCGGGAGGCGCATTTTTCTCGGCTTCCAGCGCTGCGGGCACATTATCCGTCTGCCATTTACCGGTCAGTCCGGCCTGGCCGAATCCCGCCACGGCCACCAGCAGTGAAACCGCAATTGTCCATAAAAATCTGCCTTTCATCCTTGTCTCCTCCCGATGTCAGAATTGCTCGATGCGTAATACCATAGGCAGACGCCACTCTCCACAAGTTCTGCTATAATCCCGCCAATTTAGCGTATTGCGGAGAATCGAAATGAAGACAGTGTGGAAACTCGCCGGGCCGATCGTTCTGATCGCGGCATTCGCCGGCTCAGGCTTGGCGCAGTGGCCGGATTTCCATGATTCCAGCGTTCCGCGGGGTCCCGACGGAAAACCGAACCTGACTGCACCCGCACCGAAGACCGCGGACGGAAAGCCGGACCTTTCCGGACTCTGGCAGCTGGCCCGGCCACCCGCCGGACAGAGAGGCCAACGCGGACAGGGACAAGGCACACCGGGAGCCCCGGGAGCTCGCGGCGCGCAGGCGGCCGCTCCGCCCGCGTCTCCTGCTCCGCCCGCACCGCAGGCGGCGACGCCTGGTGGAACACCTCCGGTTTCCAGTTTCAAGAGCATCGGAGCTGGAATGGCAGGTGGCCTCCCGTTGCAGCCCTGGGCGGCCGACCTGGTGAAGAAGCGCTTGGCGGATAACGACAAAGACAACCCGGATGCGCATTGTCTGCCGATGGGTTTCATGCAGTTTCACAATCATCCGGAGCCCCGAAAAATCGTTCAGACCCCTCAGGCGATGTACATCATTTATGAGGCGAACAGCGGGCTCCGCCAGATCTACATGGATGGGCGCAAAGTGCCTGGAAAAGATGCCGATCCGTGGTGGTATGGCTACTCGGTCGGCCACTGGGAGGGAGACACGCTGGTCGTGGAGACCACCGGTTTCCGGGACGGCTTGTGGCTCGATATCGACGGGAATCCCTTAACCGATCAGGCAAAAGTGACCGAACGGTTCCGCCGCCCGAACTTCGGGACGCTCGAAATCGATGTCACAATTGACGATCCGAAAGCCTATACGCATCCATTTACCGTTCGGGTGAACCAGCGTATTATGGTCGACACGGATCTCATCGAGTTCATTTGTGAAGATCGTGATGCTACTCACTATGTTGGGGCAAAATAAGCTTATGAGAAGACACTCTATAATCGCTTTGGGTTTGGGCCTGCTCATACTCGGCCTTTCTTCGACCGTCGCGCTGGCGCACCATTCGTTCGCCGCGCAGTACGACCGCAGCAAACCGGCAACTCTCAATGGACCGGTTACGAAGGTCGACTGGATCAATCCACACGCGCGCTTTTTCATCGATTCGAAGGACGCTTCGGGCAAGGTCGTGAATTGGGAAGTGGAACTCTCGGCCCCCGCCATGCTCCTCCGGCGGGGCTGGACGCGAAACTCGCTGAAGATCGGCGAAGTCATCACTGTCAACGGATCGCTTGCCAAAGACGGCTCGAATCTTTTGAACGCAACCACCGTCACGCTCAGCGACGGCAAGAAAGTGTTCGCGGGATCTTCGGGTGGTGACAGCGATAGTCCGAATCCCTAAAAACTAATTTCAGAATGCATCATTGGAAGTTGCTTCATTTCTTCAATGAAGAAATGAAGCAACCTCCAATGATGCATTGGTCCAATTTTTCAGACCAGTTTCTGTAAAGCTGCGTCGACCTCCGGCGTGGCCGGCAATTCCAGCCGCATCTCATCCTGCAGAACGCCGCGGAGCTCTGAAACCGTTGTGAGTACACGCCGCTCGGTCTCCCCATTCAAATAGTGGATCGCAAATTCGTTGTTGAGGAGGGCATAGCGGCGGTCGCGCGCGGGTCTGGCGGCGATTAATGCATTTACAAACCGGGACTTCGGATGGCAGGAAACGTAGTAATTGGCCATCTCGTAATCCGGCAGCAGCTGCTCCTGAAGCGCGAACCGGTAAAGCGGCTTCCACTGAGTTCCGAGTTTTGCCTGTAAGACGAATTCTCCGCCAGCGCTCTCGAGGCGGAAAGATCCATGCGGAGTGGATTGTTCAATGCCGGGTTGCAGGCGCAGCGGCGCCGTAAGCGTCAAGCCGCCGAATCCGACATCTGCGATGTGTGGGCCGTCTTCCATATCTACCTGCATGAGCATGTGCGTCCGCGGAAGAACGACATCTTCGGGCGTGTTCCAGACCACTCGCGCGGCGAGTCCTGTCACACGAAACCCGACGGTTTCGAGAGCGTGTTTGAAGAATAGATTCTGTTCGTAACAGTATCCGCCCCGCCGGTCGTGGATGAGCTTCTGTTCGAGCGAGGCGGCATCGAGGCGGACCGGCCAGCCAAGAAACGGATTCAGATTCTCGAATGGGATCGTTTCGGTGTGGCGCAGGTGAAGATCGCGGAGAGTTTGCAGGACAGGAGATGCCGCGCCCGAATAGCCGATCCGTTCGAAGTAAAATGCGAGATCGATCGTCATTTGAGGTTTGATTTCAACATGGTGTGTCAGCGACCCCCCGCCGTGCCTTCGGCACGGCTGTCCCCCTTTTCCAGGGGGACAGCCGCCCGCACATTGTGTTGAAATCGAAGGTGCGCTTTTAAGCGACCTTACCGATCACCTTCCAGTAAACCACCGAGAGCACGAGTACGACGAGAACCACAACGGCATAGGTCGACGCGGCAAGCAGCCGCTGTTTTCCGGTAAACGCTTTGTTGCCGGTAAGGCCTTCCGCCATGGCGATCCAGAAATTCTGGTACGACATGAAGAACGGCGCGGATGCAACCGTGGTCGGAGCAACGACAACAAGAGGATTGATGCCGGCTTTCATCAGCACATCGACGAGCGGCAGGAACAAAACAGGAATCACGATGAAGCCGGTCGGGTCGATGAACCGGAGGAGGATCACCGAAATGCTCAGTACCGCCATCAGCAAAAACGTATTGGAACTCATCTGCAGCGCGACCGGAATGAAGTAGCCGCCGAGCCAGTCCGTGATCTTGACGTTTTGAATAACGGTCTGAAGACTGAAGACTCCTCCAATGAATAGCAGGAGAGTCCACGAAACTCCTGTTCCGATATCGGAATCCTTGATGATTCCCGCCAATCCGAAGAGCGCGAGGCCGACCATGCCGACGACGAAGCTCGGAATATGGTGATAACGGTCTGTTGCCCACAGCGCAATGGATGCAATCACGACAACGGCGGTGATCATTTCGCTTTGCTTCATGGAACCCATCCCGTGAAGCTCTTTCTTGGCGAAACCGCTTGAAACTTCCAGCGGAGTGTCGGGTTTGAGCACGAACTGGTTCGCAACGATGATCAGAATGCAGATCAGGA encodes the following:
- a CDS encoding arylamine N-acetyltransferase — protein: MTIDLAFYFERIGYSGAASPVLQTLRDLHLRHTETIPFENLNPFLGWPVRLDAASLEQKLIHDRRGGYCYEQNLFFKHALETVGFRVTGLAARVVWNTPEDVVLPRTHMLMQVDMEDGPHIADVGFGGLTLTAPLRLQPGIEQSTPHGSFRLESAGGEFVLQAKLGTQWKPLYRFALQEQLLPDYEMANYYVSCHPKSRFVNALIAARPARDRRYALLNNEFAIHYLNGETERRVLTTVSELRGVLQDEMRLELPATPEVDAALQKLV
- a CDS encoding ABC transporter permease, whose amino-acid sequence is MTNIFRRVKAVLSRHRLEQDLQDELNSHLKMDAQERLERGDTPQEAHMNARHALGSTLRTAENVREAWGTAGIDRLMQDLRYAFRQMKRSPPFTLAAILTLGLGIGANTAIFSVVNAILLRPLPYKHSERLVRIVENIPAAESFSGAAERTTDMSPDSFQDWRSKTTTLSGMAMERQISKTLVARDAVRLSGLQVSPALFGMFEVQPALGRVFAPDEEKPGLDRVVILSFGTWQRVFGGDPQILGKTVALDNAPYTVVGIMPREFAYPDSQTEFWLPLSLPVPGLLGLPVVARLKDGVSLTTAAEEAAAIGRYMRGESSADPQPSGPPRIQLMTLKEELVGRIRPALVVFVIAVSFVLLIACVNVANLFLARAAARNREIAIRMALGAGRWRVLRQLLTESCVLALAGGIAGVGLAIAGTRFFVALGQGLARTDLVRFDLIGNAIPRLNEVAIDASTLLFTLLLTVITGILFGLIPAFQIGRATSITRMDLQFGTTAVPMRVVRTAMLVGQISLTMVLLIGAGLLIKSFMTLANTSLGYDPSNVLTFKIPQPALDYPQGEKAQKQQNAFAEEVARRLQLLPGTQAAAFTNNLPMVQGCFTWGGFGLGDATCKTGRMAVVSRDYFRAMGMRLIAGRGFAEQDRGNPQAVFLLNRAAVKAHFQGVNPVGKTVADSQGFLHGEIVGVVDDTRQAGPDTEPMPQLFMDPEHFQAVYGEGYYFVVRTTKDPAAILPSIRSIVHDLDPKAVVDNVATMDQVISNSITTPRSYAALLGTFAAAALALATIGLYGLLSFFVKERTQEIGIRVAIGAQTADVIGLVLKHGLGMSIAGLAIGLAGSAILMQYLQTMLFGVAALDPVTFTAVSGLFLLVAFLASYLPARAAATIDPLKALRYE
- a CDS encoding aminomethyl transferase family protein, encoding MSNENLESLIQRSGNPVDMLRNSQIGAYVYPVVPNEYSNWRDEQRAWRESAVLFDQSHHMVNVYIEGPDALKMISHLAFNPFAKFPVDRAKHFAPCSYDGFIIGDGILFHLAPNQLEYVGRAPAANWIEFHAATGGYNVKATRDERSPGNPGGKPVIRSQYRFQVQGPNADQILNKLNGSQIPEIKFFNMGYIKIKGREVRALRHGMAGAPGLELWGPYEEREEIRAAIVEAGKDFGMLQVGNRAYATNTLESGWIPSPLPAVYTGAKMKAYREWLPTSSYEATGSIGGSFHSSNIEDYYMTPYALGYGSFVKFDHDYIGKEAIEKQSKQQHRKKVTFAWNKEDVVKVISSMFDDGPVYKYIDLPLSNYTSASYDKIVGKGGKTVGFSMFAGYSYNERSMLSLGVVDPDIEIGSEVTLYWGEENGGSKKTTVERHRQAEIRAVVSSVPYSKVVRDTYAEGWRTSGKL
- a CDS encoding DsrE family protein, whose product is MAEDVAKAISDKGARFDVCAIAMKNQQVEKSQLLPNVQVVPDGIGEIVAKQHAGWGYIKVGH
- a CDS encoding SLC13 family permease, with the translated sequence MATTQERIAPATSAPPAGANKMKWPGLAMAIVIGLIIMYMPTPAGLTPVGQRVLAIVAFTVTMWVFQVVNNGIASVLMMALMIPAGVRVPDALSGFSQGSWWILAAVLFYGCAMKNTGLAQRISYYILSLFPATYSGILYAFFLIGLILALGIPSMTVRTAIMVPIAWAVVQSLGIKPGSKGSALIILTTVEMAVIPGVGLLLSSLNGPVIQSVFQQKNLPLSYGEYAVVMALPTLLICILIIVANQFVLKPDTPLEVSSGFAKKELHGMGSMKQSEMITAVVVIASIALWATDRYHHIPSFVVGMVGLALFGLAGIIKDSDIGTGVSWTLLLFIGGVFSLQTVIQNVKITDWLGGYFIPVALQMSSNTFLLMAVLSISVILLRFIDPTGFIVIPVLFLPLVDVLMKAGINPLVVVAPTTVASAPFFMSYQNFWIAMAEGLTGNKAFTGKQRLLAASTYAVVVLVVLVLSVVYWKVIGKVA
- a CDS encoding PadR family transcriptional regulator codes for the protein MSIKERNERLQLLQGTLDMLILQTLQWGPQHGLGISQVIGNKSEDLIKVEAGTLYPALHRLEQQGWVASEWKVSDKNQRAKYYRLTRAGKKQLIAEQSKWKQLLKAIRLVMRPSGKQEGA
- a CDS encoding DUF6152 family protein → MGLLILGLSSTVALAHHSFAAQYDRSKPATLNGPVTKVDWINPHARFFIDSKDASGKVVNWEVELSAPAMLLRRGWTRNSLKIGEVITVNGSLAKDGSNLLNATTVTLSDGKKVFAGSSGGDSDSPNP